Part of the Drosophila kikkawai strain 14028-0561.14 chromosome 3L, DkikHiC1v2, whole genome shotgun sequence genome is shown below.
TCTAGAAAGCGCAGCTTCTTTAGGCCACGAAAGGCATCGGGTTCTATCTCAGCAATTAAATTGTTGGAAAAGTTGCCATACTCCAGATCAGGGAGTCTGTTCATAACCTTTCCTGTTATAAGCTGTATGTCATTGTAGCTCACATCAAGATTGGTGATTTTAGAGGCATTGGGAAAgtgctgctcctgcagctcctccagctggcAGTGGGTGATATTGAGCTCTTGCAGAGCCTTAAAGTCGCGCACTCCCCGCTCTGCCAGGGTAAAACCATCAGCCTCGGATAGATCTAGATGCAGTAGCTTGGAGAGACTGGTAAACTCCTTCTCCTGATCCTCATCCTCAATGCCAGTGTGTTCGTTTACCACCTTGACTCTGAGCCAGTTTTCGCCCACATAGCGACTCAGTTGCTCGAAGCTTTCGATCTCGCGGCACAGGTGACTGCCTTGTCCTAGGTCCTCGCACTCCTGCAGATCCTTGGCCAAAACCAAGAGGGAGATACTGAGACTTAGAAGAACTCCTCTTAACAGAACATGCACAGCCTGCATTTTGAAGTAAACTGGAGAGACTTCGAGTGCagttttgggtttatttttaatcagaGTAAACTTGTTTTGGTTctggttttgtttttcgtttttcaaGAAGCCGGTTTCCAGGCGGCAAAAACCAGCTAAGGTGACGAGCTAGTGAGTGTCTTTTATTTGATAACCTATGCCACCTGTAATTCCTAAATTTTTCTAGAAAAAAACCTcaaattaaatcttaaaaattaaaataaccaTTTATAAGTTGGACACATTTATTTAACCTTCaagaaatacataaaaagAATACATAAATATCTTTGTTTATATAGAAAAGGGTATTTTTATAGGGTATTTGTATATTTCCAGCCAGCTTAACAATACAAAACGTAGGCTATATATATGCTTCTCTATACATAAGACACTCAGTTAAGGTTTAAAGtacattgttttattttcctttagtTTAGTTCGTTGGTAAGCTTCTTCGTCAAGCCAACTTCCTAGTAAATTCATGAAGGAAGCTGATAGATGGCTAGAAATGCTTTATAACTTAAGTATAAGAGCTATATGAATATCTTGGCTACGCctgagttttattttatttccagttgCGGATTTTCCATAAACGTTAACAAAGGAGTTCCGTAAGTGCGTTTCCATTTCCATCAAAAAAAGCATTTGGTTTCGAAGACTAGTACGCGACAGTTCACAGGGAAGATACAGAGAGAGAGTTACAGCGGTAGAAACTGATTCCTAGAAGTCAAAGCAGCCATTGGCCAGCTCAAAGCCACAGTCGCAGCACCAGTCGCACGAGTTCTAAAGCATTCCAGGGCGATCTGTCTCCTGGTTGCCTTGTTTCTCAAAGAACATGGCATCcttaaagaaagagaaaaagagtAATGATTAGTGGGGTACATTTTAATGAACAAAAAGACCTTTAGCTGGGGGTTTAGCCTACGCAAACTAAGCTGGGTTCCATGAAGTTACCTCAGCTTCAACATAATCTGCGTTGCAGTTGCCGCCCCAGCTTGAATCGATAAAAGTTAACAGAATACAACTGAACcagaataatattaatattaatttataatctatattttatatatatataaataatattattaaaactacTTACAATCAGGAATGTGGCGCCCAGCAACACCGCCTTCATGCGCACATCCAAATCCAGCGGAAAACTGATGCCAAAGAAGTCTGCATCCGTGAAGATTTCACGTGCCAAGCCTGACCACTGCTTAGAGATCTTGCCCACCTTCTCGCCCGTTAGGGAAAGCACCtaaaaaacacataaaaattatacattaaCAATACAACccttaaaaaatcaaacaaataaataaaactcacTTCAAACTCCACATCTCCGCACAGCGAAAACGTGCAAAAAGGTCCCTGAATACGCAACACTGTATCCCCAATGTGATTCAGGATACGGAACGAGGGCGAGCAGATGGACCACTCCTGCTCAATGGTGCCAATGACATTGCCTGGCGGTGCCGAAACCTCAATACTCTGCAGGCAGCAGGGAAACAGGCACGAAGAGCAGGCCAAGGGACGATGCATATGGATCACTTCCTGCTGATAATTGTCAAAAACACGCATGTCAAAGGGTCGCGAGGGACCACAGCAATTCCTCGTGCAACAGTCATTGTCCTCCACCGCGTAGTAGACCTTCTGGCCGAGGGCATTCTTGATCGAGAACTTGTTGTTGGTCTCGAAGCCGGTGAAGGCCTCGAGGAGCTCGACCTTTTGCTTAACCAAAAGCTGGTCGATAGTCGTAAGGTACTCCAATCCGCGCGGACAGTTCGGAATTCCGGAAGGTATACTCATCCAGTCGCCTGGAAGAGGGGTTTTAAGAggttaatattatatttttaaattatatatttaacccaaaaaatattcctatatttattatagtaaatttataaatttatatatatattctttagcTTAATCTTCTTGttgaaattgaattaagtCTTCACAACAAAAGGGCATCTCGTTCAGCTCGTTTAGTCGCCAGTGTGTCAATTGGTCAATGTCGCCGGCACAATTGCTCGGCCTCTCTAATTGGAGGCATTACAATGGAGACCACCCCACCACTACCCCTATCCACCGCAATTTCTGATAGAGAAGCCTCCCCCAACAACAGTCTTTTATGCTAGCCTCACGACTCTGGTATCTAATCTCAGCAAGGAAGATATCTTTTATtacgatttttattaaatctttAATTTCACAATGCAAGGCAACCTTGAAATGATTTGCATAATCAGAGGGATTACATACTTCTAGAGGGAAGAGTATAGCTTAAAGGTATTTTTATGAAGATAcagtaaacaaatttatatgaaattcTCTTCAAAAGCATAGACATTATTAAGATAATATAGAGAAGTAATAAAGTCATAAAAAGAATGAATTTTGAGGCTTCTACATTTAAGCACTTTAAATATAGGTTCTTTGGTAGAAAAttcgatttaaaaaataaaggaaattcACTTTGgaaagccgaaatttgtatactgTATAACAGTATACTGTATAACAGTTTGTCGTAGGATCATGGCATCAAAAATCAagcataactaagccaaaaaggtttaaattcaattcggaaagccgaaatttgtataacaGTATCCTGTCGTAGGATCATGGCATCAAAAATCAATCATACATAAGCCAAAAAggtttaaattcaattcggaaaactgttctgtgctagttttttataggttaacaaatctagatactaatttttaaattttaagaaatcaaaattttttgaaatttttgagaattttaatgatgtaaccccttatcatattttgaaaaaattaaaaaaaaatttttttcttttgaacataactagaaagattcgcctatttatgctgatcaagaatatatatgatttatggggtcggaaatggctccttcactaaataaaacaattatacCCTTGAAGAAgaccaaaaatatttgaattttttaatacattaaaatttatccaatttttttataaatattttcaagggtataaaaattaacctATCAggaaataataaactatatattCGAATCTGTAAATTAGAGAGTGGCTACTTAAAAGGCTAAAGATCTACAACTTCCCTGACCTTTTCTGGTGACAATCCTACCTTTCGAAggaaaatttattgtttttcaaaGATTATACAAAGATCAAACCTATCCTTTAACTCTTAtgttcttcagatcactcccTTACATCCTCCTAAACTCTTCTCCCTTCACTTATTTACCCCCCTTAGCCCCCCCACTCACCTCCTATCCTCATCGCTAATGTAAAACTCGTAACCCTTCCGCTTGGCCGACTTGTTCAGGCGCATCGTGTGGCGCAGCTTCTTGGGCAGCGGCCTGTTGGCCTCCCGGCAGACCAGTTGCCTCAGGGTCTGGGATCTCGAGCAGAGGTGAGTGTACTGGCTGTACAGTGAGTGCCAGATGAAACGCAGCACCTTGGAGCCGCTCTTcacaccaccgccgccgcccctTGTGGCATCTCCTCCTCCCGTGTGGTTTTCCCCGCTCAGATCCAGCGTGGAAATGCAATTCGAGACGCCACTTGTTCGCTTTTCGGTGGACATTATTATAGACACTTTAGACACGACCGCCTGCTCTGCTGCCCAGAGATAAACTAACTGAGGCATCAGACTCGCACGACGGGGAAAAATCCACGCCAGGCCCATGGACAGCGCGTTTTAAATGCCgcttttgtattattttattggttCAATTAAGGCGGACGCGTCGCCTTCCGATAAGCGCCAAAGACCTGACGGGGTTCTCTCGGCCTATTTGGGACGGATGGACGCacgtgtaaacaaaaacacatcCAGCAGAAGGCGAAGATAAGAGCAGTgactggaggaggaggatgaggaacCTCGCTTTGAAATCTTTTACTCTAACACTCGGAGATTTGTCTAGGTAAATATTTGCATCCCACTTTGGGTGTTTTGGTTGTGAGTTAGATGGCACCCTTTGTTCTTTTTCGATCTTGGACAGAATCTAGTCTCTATCTTTGGGATGATGGGTTCAGGCTGGCCTGCACTTGGAGGAATTATGAACCCCTCAAGATTGGACCTTATCTGCGATGCAGGGCAATGACACGAGGCTCGTACAGAGATGCTTCTTTGTGCTCAGGTAGGGGACTCTGCCAGAGAGATAGATAGGTAATAGGAGATACAGGGGAGGGGAGATCTTTACAAGGAACGAGAAGAACTGTTCTAGTTTAAGTACCTTGGAAATGGTTATACAAATTCGGCGTTAAAAATTTACTTATGCTTTGCAGATCTTCACAAGGTCTTAGTAAAACTGTTCTACTTGATTTTAAGTATCTTGGAATTGGTAATCAAATTTCAGAGTAAGAGATTTGCTTATGCTTTCTGAATTACCTTTGTAGCTAATGAAATAGAAATGTTGTCTCTTCTATTAATcacaagaaaaacattttaaaattataaaagctAGAAATATAGTACCTTAAAAAAGTTCTACAGGTGATGGGACAAGTATTCCTATAAAAATTATACCCCTAAACCCTTTTGAAGACCCTAAACTGTCATAAATAAATCCCTTTAAACTACCTTCAACTCAAaattacaaacaaaacaaaccggtTAGGCCTTTTATGTAATAAACCCTAAAACCTAtttatctatctattaataaaaaagaaagatagTACTACCAATACATTATCAAGCCCTGGAAAGTGTCAAGAACTCGAGTTCTAAAGATAATTAGACTCTCCTCaagtttcttttatatattatatatattatatcttTAGTAAACCCTCTCTAAATCACTACCCAATCATGACTCAATTTTAATCTTTTCGTTACTCACCCGCTGGTCCGCCTTGTCCCATTCCTGCTGGCATGCCTGGACCACCCATTCCTGGTCCCATTCCTGGTTGCGTGATCACTGGCTGTTGCGGCTGTCCCGGTGGATATCCTCCAAAACCCTGCGGCGGTCCTGCCGGACCTGGTGGATATCCTCCAAAACCCTGTGGCTGTGGTGGTCCGCCACCCATATATGGCGGCTGTCCGGCTCCATAAGGCGGTGCTTCTCCGTAGGGCGGCATCTGTGGAACTGGAGCGTAGCCGCCTGACTGATGTTGACCAGGCACAAAACCCTAAAACGATCGAGAGTTGAGCAAAGAATGTTCGATTGGGGGCGTTGTCGTGGTTAGTTATCGGTTATTTGAAGTGTATCGAACGGCGTTGTTTCTGCTTATCACAGGCACTTACATGGGCTTCACGGGAGATTGTGTGGAAAGAGTCAAGTGTTACCCattgaaatttatgtttatatctACAATCTCTTGGGTATTTggttgcaaaattaatttaataatttcttgattattatttgttgattatttaatgtttaaagtTCGTCATGAACAGAAAAATCCCATAAATCCCACTCTGGTGTACATTATTTACTTAAGTTATCAGTATTTCTTGACTTGAAGAGCTAACTTTCTGGGTCATTTATATGATTGGAAATGTATAGCCCTTCCTTTTAgttggaaatttataaaaatacatattaattttaagGTTATTTCTacgttatttatatttttacgtCATTAAAAAAGGCTGACTCAATGCTTAAGGAAGTaattataaagttttaaaaatgtaagctACTTTTCTTggttacaaataaataaataaattaattaaaaataataaatattatttaaataaaaaaatacaaaaaaatttatatcctttaatttgttttctggtTAAATATTActtctttattatattatattaaagcCAGAgcaattaaatattgatttcCTTATCCAACAAgattttctgtttaaaaatatggAGCATTGTTTTTCCAGTTGTTTGCATCCACAGAAAACATTTGTTTTGCAATTATTTGCACGCTGCTTTCGCTGGCTTCCCATTAAGCCGAATCAAGCTCATTGTTATGGCAATGCAGACGCGGATGACGTGTGATtatggtttaaaaataaacacagtGGGCACTTTGGGAACaaagtacttaaaatattttatgaatgaTTTATTTGATTGATATGAAAATGgtaatttataaaaaccagTTTCTTAATTCAGCTTTTCAATTTGTGGAGTAAAAAACTTGGCACattctataatttaaagtgaAAGTAATAatgtatttctattttttgttaaaatatttaatgaaaaactaaaattggAAACGAAACGAGTTAAATAAAATCGTGACCCTTATCtgaatgatttttaaatgtttaaattaaatatttaaatattaatataatatattcttaaatatttaatatttatttctttattttgcatttatttacaatttattttatattttttttaaattaatttaagctaaataaattgtttaaatattttaacactttttaaatattttaaataactttaaagataatttttcctttgtttacaaactaaAATCTCTGCAGAAATCCTTCTTTTCGTGTTCATATGTTCCCTTAATCGAGTGCCCACTGTACGCACCCAGCAGCTAATGACGTCATGACTGTTCCTCCCCCGAAATTcgcacgcacacaaacacaaatagTAAATATAGAGACAAATTTGGAACTCACGTAATTCATGGGCGGCGGTCCCTGTGGATGCCCTGGCGGCGGCGAATATGGAGCGGATTGATGCGGCTGGGGAGGCGGATACCCGAATCCTTCGGCCGGAGGAGCATTGGGCTGGTATCCGGCTCCAAAGCCCGGGGGCGCGTATCCCCCCTGGTTTACGTTGCTCTTCATTTTCGACGCCTTTCCTGGTGTCCCTGTGccacgttgttgttgttgttgcactcGCTGCTCCTCCTCAGCGGAGTTATCTCGGCCACGCCCCAAGCGAAATCGCAACAATATTGCTTTGTTTCGGAACGTTGCGGCTTTTTATCTTATTAGTTATTAACTTTTTGTTGTGatagaacaaaaacaaagtggTTGTCTGGTTGTCAGTTTAAAATGCTTAAGATTTGCCAGAAAAATAAGAGATTTCCGTTACATCGGCAACTTGTCACACTTAGCAGTGATGCCACTTTTTTTCTTAggtctggtacttttggtcgctcgttAACGGGAAGtctggcgttgccagactCTTCGGTCCGAACTGCTTGCGAACTGCTTACTTTACACTGGGAGaataaaacctttaaaaattagggaaaataatgttaagaaaataaataaataaaatataaataatataaacaagaaaagtaaatacataaacaagaaaagtaaatacatagttacttttcttgttttaattatatataaaatatataatatacattttcagttatacaaaatttcgaaaaaaaagtgttatattttttaaatgagtcatttccgaccctataaatcatatatattcttcatcAGCACAaacaggcgaatctttctagccatgtttagaagaagcttaattttttaaatttttttcaaaaattcgcaaaaattttaatttttgaaaattaaaaattaggtATGCAGCTTTTTTGAACTAATtaaaactaactcagaaccactttcgaaataaaaattaaggcatttttagCTAAGCTATGACAGATCCAATTTTAACCTGAGAGGGTATACAAAATGTGTCTTTCCAaagatatttttctttctaattgataaatataatgcaattttttcgattaaaaattcttttaaaaataatcttaaGATTCAGTTAAATCCCCATAATAATAAAGTGATAGTAAAGTAATCTTACCCATGCCACATTTTCTGCTCCTCGCGATAACCTTTTGTTCTTATCTGTAAAGAGCGCTTAATAAtacttataaaaataaattaaaatttttttgaaaatattttaaattgtagagatttgaacattttt
Proteins encoded:
- the scramb1 gene encoding phospholipid scramblase 2 isoform X1, translated to MKSNVNQGGYAPPGFGAGYQPNAPPAEGFGYPPPQPHQSAPYSPPPGHPQGPPPMNYGFVPGQHQSGGYAPVPQMPPYGEAPPYGAGQPPYMGGGPPQPQGFGGYPPGPAGPPQGFGGYPPGQPQQPVITQPGMGPGMGGPGMPAGMGQGGPAGDWMSIPSGIPNCPRGLEYLTTIDQLLVKQKVELLEAFTGFETNNKFSIKNALGQKVYYAVEDNDCCTRNCCGPSRPFDMRVFDNYQQEVIHMHRPLACSSCLFPCCLQSIEVSAPPGNVIGTIEQEWSICSPSFRILNHIGDTVLRIQGPFCTFSLCGDVEFEVLSLTGEKVGKISKQWSGLAREIFTDADFFGISFPLDLDVRMKAVLLGATFLIDAMFFEKQGNQETDRPGML
- the scramb1 gene encoding phospholipid scramblase 2 isoform X3, whose protein sequence is MSTEKRTSGVSNCISTLDLSGENHTGGGDATRGGGGGVKSGSKVLRFIWHSLYSQYTHLCSRSQTLRQLVCREANRPLPKKLRHTMRLNKSAKRKGYEFYISDEDRSIPSGIPNCPRGLEYLTTIDQLLVKQKVELLEAFTGFETNNKFSIKNALGQKVYYAVEDNDCCTRNCCGPSRPFDMRVFDNYQQEVIHMHRPLACSSCLFPCCLQSIEVSAPPGNVIGTIEQEWSICSPSFRILNHIGDTVLRIQGPFCTFSLCGDVEFEVLSLTGEKVGKISKQWSGLAREIFTDADFFGISFPLDLDVRMKAVLLGATFLIDAMFFEKQGNQETDRPGML
- the scramb1 gene encoding phospholipid scramblase 1 isoform X2, with translation MRIGGDWMSIPSGIPNCPRGLEYLTTIDQLLVKQKVELLEAFTGFETNNKFSIKNALGQKVYYAVEDNDCCTRNCCGPSRPFDMRVFDNYQQEVIHMHRPLACSSCLFPCCLQSIEVSAPPGNVIGTIEQEWSICSPSFRILNHIGDTVLRIQGPFCTFSLCGDVEFEVLSLTGEKVGKISKQWSGLAREIFTDADFFGISFPLDLDVRMKAVLLGATFLIDAMFFEKQGNQETDRPGML